The Bacteroidales bacterium genome segment AACAAGTTGTAAAAAGAATGAAAGAAATGAAGTTCTACGGCATGCTCCGTGCTTTTCAAACCAGCCTTGAGTCAGATGCTATGAACGCCCTTACAAAGGATGAAATGATTGCGCAACTAATAGAAGAAGAGTGGGATGACCGATGTTGCAGGAAGATTGCACGCAATATGCAAAACGCAAAGTTCCACTACAGTGCATCTATTGAACAGATGTACTTTGAAACAGACCGTGGTATCGATAAGAACCAGGTGATGCGTCTTGCGGAATGTACATTTATTAAAAATAAAGAAAACGTAATGATTACAGGAAGCACCGGTATCGGGAAAAGTTACCTTGCATCAGCTATTGGTCAACAGGCTTGTACTTTAGGATATAAAGTATTATACTATAATACAACCAAGCTTTTTGCGAAGCTTAAAATGGCTAAAGCCGATGGATCTTATATTAATGAAATTGCGAAGCTTGAACGTCAACACTTGCTTATTCTTGATGATTTTGGAATACAACCTCTCGATGCTCAAAGTCGTTCTGCATTCATGGAAATTATAGAAGACAGGCATGAGAAGGCATCTACATTGATTACGTCACAGGTTCCGGTTGCAAAGTGGTATG includes the following:
- the istB gene encoding IS21-like element helper ATPase IstB, which codes for MMNEQVVKRMKEMKFYGMLRAFQTSLESDAMNALTKDEMIAQLIEEEWDDRCCRKIARNMQNAKFHYSASIEQMYFETDRGIDKNQVMRLAECTFIKNKENVMITGSTGIGKSYLASAIGQQACTLGYKVLYYNTTKLFAKLKMAKADGSYINEIAKLERQHLLILDDFGIQPLDAQSRSAFMEIIEDRHEKASTLITSQVPVAKWYEVIGEKTIADAVMDRIIHNAHRLELSGESLRKKLKKKTD